A window of Rhododendron vialii isolate Sample 1 chromosome 11a, ASM3025357v1 contains these coding sequences:
- the LOC131307485 gene encoding transcription factor bHLH149 has protein sequence MASPSISNPGATSNRLSETKRSRKRRKIAIDNQAEQLDNNEIKLRWKSTSEQQIYSAKLIEALRQSRRTSSPPAAGRRIRETADRVLAVAARGRTRWSRAILTSRLRLRLGQRKKKKAKVTGGFRPRKPAVEKRLPVLQKKVRVLGRLVPGCRKLSFPNLLEEATDYIAALEMQVRTMAALAGLVDARAEADHSHQLIDFGSNLS, from the coding sequence AACAAAGCGCAGCAGAAAACGACGCAAAATCGCCATAGATAACCAAGCCGAACAACTTGACAACAATGAGATAAAACTCAGATGGAAATCCACGTCCGAGCAACAGATCTACTCCGCTAAGCTCATCGAAGCGCTCCGCCAGTCTCGCCGGACCTCCTCTCCCCCGGCGGCCGGCCGCCGTATCCGAGAAACCGCCGACAGAGTCCTCGCCGTCGCCGCCAGGGGAAGAACTCGGTGGAGCAGGGCGATTCTCACGAGTCGACTCAGGCTTCGACTCGGACAGCGTAAGAAAAAGAAGGCGAAGGTGACCGGCGGTTTCCGACCGAGGAAACCGGCGGTCGAGAAGAGGTTACCGGTCTTGCAGAAGAAAGTGAGGGTGCTCGGCCGGTTAGTTCCCGGTTGCCGGAAGTTATCGTTTCCGAACCTTCTAGAAGAGGCGACGGATTATATCGCGGCTCTGGAGATGCAAGTCCGAACCATGGCGGCGTTAGCCGGACTCGTCGACGCTAGAGCCGAAGCCGATCATTCTCATCAGTTGATCGACTTCGGCTCGAATCTGTCGTAG
- the LOC131307489 gene encoding uncharacterized protein LOC131307489 → MDDMDPRGSDVDIDLESGGTTSDEDGIRYPGSNGRHVDKLLGKSWSGLVGLERSIRCGESSGSHNKVLSSDDVLVDNVEMVNLLGKKMATDKRKKTSSKGSSKPPRPPRGPLLDSADIKWVREFSELAALKRKRVERLKSVRKAKADKASPLNSNLCAMVVTAIFCFVIIFQGLLGSRV, encoded by the exons ATGGATGACATGGATCCAAGAGGTAGTGATGTAGACATAGATTTGGAAAGTGGGGGGACTACGAGTGACGAAGATGGAATAAGATACCCTGGTTCGAATGGAAGACATGTGGACAAATTATTGGGTAAGTCGTGGAGTGGGCTGGTGGGATTAGAAAGATCTATAAGGTGTGGAGAGAGTTCAGGTTCACACAACAAGGTGCTGAGTTCTGATGATGTTTTGGTTGACAATGTGgaaatggtaaatcttttgggtaaaaaaatggCGACGgacaagagaaagaaaacaagcTCTAAAGGTTCTTCTAAACCGCCCCGTCCTCCCAGAGGTCCATTGCTGGATTCTGCTGATATTAAGTGGGTGAGAGAATTCTCTGAGCTCGCTGCATTAAAACGGAAAAGAGTTGAAAGATTGAAGTCAGTGAGGAAAGCAAAAGCAGATAAGGCTTCACCACTTAACAGCAATCTATGTGCAATGGTTGTCACAGCTATCTTCTGCTTCGTGATTATATTTCAAG GTCTTCTGGGTTCACGTGTATGA
- the LOC131307488 gene encoding multiple organellar RNA editing factor 8, chloroplastic/mitochondrial-like isoform X1, translating to MASRLLSRSLLNGGRMALFPSAFGRFYSTHPITKPEFSSPSTFSLLGTLIGAASANIRQFSPTAVTAVRGCATVPYYEKLEGCDFEHWEVIFRRFHRQVTRDEIIDTYVKTLAMVMGSEDEARMKFYSISTQDSYSVGVLASEELAKEIEKLPRVLCVWPDFYLIPEEKHYAGEPFINGQAALFDPKYYRNWKKKPGSETPAAMMKRKREEAKRIGEKNASAQNLA from the exons ATGGCGTCTCGGCTCCTATCTCGTTCTCTACTCAATGGAGGAAGAATGGCCCTTTTTCCTTCAGCCTTCGGTCGGTTCTACTCTACGCATCCCATCACCAAACCGGAGTTTTCTTCTCCCTCTACTTTCTCACTCCTCGGGACGTTGATTGGCGCAGCCTCCGCCAACATCCGCCAATTCTCTCCGACTGCGGTTACCGCTGTTCGGGGCTGTGCGACTGTCCCATATTATGAAAAACTGGAAGGATGTGATTTCGAGCACTGGGAAGTTATATTTCGGAGGTTTCATCGGCAGGTCACAAGGGATGAGATCATTGATACCTACGTCAAAACGCTAGCTATGGTTATGGGAAG TGAGGATGAAGCTAGGATGAAATTCTATTCAATTTCGACACAAGACAGTTACTCGGTTGGGGTCCTCGCATCTGAGGAACTTGCAAAAGAAATAGAAA AATTGCCCAGAGTCCTGTGCGTGTGGCCTGATTTTTATCTGATTCCGGAGGAGAAGCACTATGCTG GGGAACCTTTTATCAATGGACAGGCTGCACTATTTGACCCAAAGTATTATCGCAATTGGAAGAAAAAACCTGGTTCAGAAACTCCTGCTGCTAtgatgaagaggaagagggaAGAGGCAAAAAGGATAGGAGAAAAGAATGCTTCTGCACAAAACTTGGCGTAG
- the LOC131307488 gene encoding multiple organellar RNA editing factor 8, chloroplastic/mitochondrial-like isoform X2 yields MASRLLSRSLLNGGRMALFPSAFGRFYSTHPITKPEFSSPSTFSLLGTLIGAASANIRQFSPTAVTAVRGCATVPYYEKLEGCDFEHWEVIFRRFHRQVTRDEIIDTYVKTLAMVMGSEDEARMKFYSISTQDSYSVGVLASEELAKEIEKLPRVLCVWPDFYLIPEEKHYAGMKLGTFYQWTGCTI; encoded by the exons ATGGCGTCTCGGCTCCTATCTCGTTCTCTACTCAATGGAGGAAGAATGGCCCTTTTTCCTTCAGCCTTCGGTCGGTTCTACTCTACGCATCCCATCACCAAACCGGAGTTTTCTTCTCCCTCTACTTTCTCACTCCTCGGGACGTTGATTGGCGCAGCCTCCGCCAACATCCGCCAATTCTCTCCGACTGCGGTTACCGCTGTTCGGGGCTGTGCGACTGTCCCATATTATGAAAAACTGGAAGGATGTGATTTCGAGCACTGGGAAGTTATATTTCGGAGGTTTCATCGGCAGGTCACAAGGGATGAGATCATTGATACCTACGTCAAAACGCTAGCTATGGTTATGGGAAG TGAGGATGAAGCTAGGATGAAATTCTATTCAATTTCGACACAAGACAGTTACTCGGTTGGGGTCCTCGCATCTGAGGAACTTGCAAAAGAAATAGAAA AATTGCCCAGAGTCCTGTGCGTGTGGCCTGATTTTTATCTGATTCCGGAGGAGAAGCACTATGCTGGTATGAAATT GGGAACCTTTTATCAATGGACAGGCTGCACTATTTGA
- the LOC131307486 gene encoding uncharacterized protein LOC131307486 isoform X3, with amino-acid sequence MKGSMKWRRNGDEHQAVGRLPLDKCNSYSYVDGYRVMGLLFEELIVEILCRLPQKALIQFKCVSKHWYCLISEVCVPRISPLPLSGISRVVRISEGLIRGEYYPMPNDTPLDQEFTRRNDDIWDWDYRHTPPVDALRPDSRELLDICNGLSLFFHPSNNLYCIWNFTTDQFVYFPPPPPPVAAACASFGFQHAKKQEKNQNRTTAIFSALAFDPKQSLHFKVVRFGRPRSTLNPGVRPLSIFSSETREWVEYTVDVGPPPIDTARLARRCVYLNQALYRLSMSLHLLRYDLDIKLNVTAIKLPDVGSLTPPHTFDNIGCIGSSLGRRLYYARPDATKVLIWILCDASDWVLMHSIRTQDLINYELGIEGLPRDRKETFREIHGNWGRLKLKRLFDSLPHLQPVAFDSTSDAVILWALGIFLWYHLDSGKLEMIYYMPSCFQYDTAVLNVFPFSRCLVPLKDLGWNHHVHDTSCIYRKGHDSSCVTQEPFSK; translated from the exons ATGAAGGGTTCAATGAAGTGGAGGAGGAATGGGGATGAGCACCAAGCGGTTGGGCGTCTCCCTCTCGACAAATGCAATAGCTACAGTTATGTGGATGGTTATAGGGTTATGGGGCTGTTATTTGAGGAGTTGATTGTCGAGATCCTTTGTCGATTGCCTCAAAAGGCTCTCATCCAATTTAAGTGTGTTTCCAAGCACTGGTACTGTCTGATATCCGAGGTCTGTGTTCCTAGAATCTCTCCGCTGCCCCTATCTGGCATCAGCAGAGTTGTAAGGATCTCTGAGGGGCTTATTCGCGGTGAATATTACCCGATGCCAAACGATACCCCTCTGGACCAGGAATTCACCAGAAGAAATGATGATATCTGGGACTGGGATTATCGGCATACACCTCCCGTTGATGCTTTAAGGCCTGACTCACGTGAGCTGCTTGACATTTGCAACGGTCTTAGTCTTTTTTTCCATCCATCTAACAATCTTTACTGCATCTGGAACTTCACCACTGATCAATTCGTGtattttcctcctcctccccctcctgTTGCTGCTGCTTGTGCTTCATTCGGCTTTCAGCATGCCaagaaacaagagaaaaatcaaaatcgtACCACTGCCATCTTTTCTGCTTTAGCTTTTGACCCCAAGCAATCTCTTCACTTCAAAGTTGTTCGCTTTGGTCGGCCTCGCTCTACCCTAAACCCAGGTGTAAGGCCTCTCAGCATATTCTCTTCCGAGACCCGTGAGTGGGTTGAATACACTGTGGATGTTGGGCCTCCTCCTATTGACACAGCTCGTTTGGCCCGCCGTTGTGTGTACCTGAACCAGGCCTTATACAGGCTATCAATGTCGCTCCACCTTCTACGCTATGACCTTGACATAAAATTGAATGTCACTGCCATCAAGCTCCCAGATGTTGGTTCATTGACTCCGCCCCATACCTTTGATAACATAGGTTGCATTGGTTCTTCCTTGGGACGGCGCCTTTATTATGCAAGGCCTGACGCAACCAAAGTGCTCATCTGGATTCTTTGTGATGCTTCTGACTGGGTTTTGATGCATTCTATTAGAACCCAGGACCTGATTAATTATGAGCTAGGCATTGAAGGTTTACCTAGAGACAGAAAAGAGACCTTTCGTGAGATACATGGAAACTGGGGaaggttaaaacttaaaagattATTTGATAGCCTCCCGCATCTCCAACCTGTCGCTTTTGATTCGACTTCTGATGCTGTTATCCTTTGGGCTCTTGGTATATTTCTCTGGTATCATCTTGACAGTGGTAAGTTGGAAATGATCTACTATATGCCTAGTTGCTTTCAGTATGATACGGCTGTGCTCAATGTGTTTCCTTTCTCACGATGCTTGGTCCCATTGAAGGACCTTGGATGGAATCATCACGTACATGACACCAG CTGCATCTATAGGAAAGGGCATGATTCAAGTTGTGTAACTCAAGAACCTTTCTCCAAGTGA
- the LOC131307486 gene encoding uncharacterized protein LOC131307486 isoform X2 yields MKGSMKWRRNGDEHQAVGRLPLDKCNSYSYVDGYRVMGLLFEELIVEILCRLPQKALIQFKCVSKHWYCLISEVCVPRISPLPLSGISRVVRISEGLIRGEYYPMPNDTPLDQEFTRRNDDIWDWDYRHTPPVDALRPDSRELLDICNGLSLFFHPSNNLYCIWNFTTDQFVYFPPPPPPVAAACASFGFQHAKKQEKNQNRTTAIFSALAFDPKQSLHFKVVRFGRPRSTLNPGVRPLSIFSSETREWVEYTVDVGPPPIDTARLARRCVYLNQALYRLSMSLHLLRYDLDIKLNVTAIKLPDVGSLTPPHTFDNIGCIGSSLGRRLYYARPDATKVLIWILCDASDWVLMHSIRTQDLINYELGIEGLPRDRKETFREIHGNWGRLKLKRLFDSLPHLQPVAFDSTSDAVILWALGIFLWYHLDSGKLEMIYYMPSCFQYDTAVLNVFPFSRCLVPLKDLGWNHHVHDTRTDETCFVVHPILVLPWSFHSYVFLL; encoded by the exons ATGAAGGGTTCAATGAAGTGGAGGAGGAATGGGGATGAGCACCAAGCGGTTGGGCGTCTCCCTCTCGACAAATGCAATAGCTACAGTTATGTGGATGGTTATAGGGTTATGGGGCTGTTATTTGAGGAGTTGATTGTCGAGATCCTTTGTCGATTGCCTCAAAAGGCTCTCATCCAATTTAAGTGTGTTTCCAAGCACTGGTACTGTCTGATATCCGAGGTCTGTGTTCCTAGAATCTCTCCGCTGCCCCTATCTGGCATCAGCAGAGTTGTAAGGATCTCTGAGGGGCTTATTCGCGGTGAATATTACCCGATGCCAAACGATACCCCTCTGGACCAGGAATTCACCAGAAGAAATGATGATATCTGGGACTGGGATTATCGGCATACACCTCCCGTTGATGCTTTAAGGCCTGACTCACGTGAGCTGCTTGACATTTGCAACGGTCTTAGTCTTTTTTTCCATCCATCTAACAATCTTTACTGCATCTGGAACTTCACCACTGATCAATTCGTGtattttcctcctcctccccctcctgTTGCTGCTGCTTGTGCTTCATTCGGCTTTCAGCATGCCaagaaacaagagaaaaatcaaaatcgtACCACTGCCATCTTTTCTGCTTTAGCTTTTGACCCCAAGCAATCTCTTCACTTCAAAGTTGTTCGCTTTGGTCGGCCTCGCTCTACCCTAAACCCAGGTGTAAGGCCTCTCAGCATATTCTCTTCCGAGACCCGTGAGTGGGTTGAATACACTGTGGATGTTGGGCCTCCTCCTATTGACACAGCTCGTTTGGCCCGCCGTTGTGTGTACCTGAACCAGGCCTTATACAGGCTATCAATGTCGCTCCACCTTCTACGCTATGACCTTGACATAAAATTGAATGTCACTGCCATCAAGCTCCCAGATGTTGGTTCATTGACTCCGCCCCATACCTTTGATAACATAGGTTGCATTGGTTCTTCCTTGGGACGGCGCCTTTATTATGCAAGGCCTGACGCAACCAAAGTGCTCATCTGGATTCTTTGTGATGCTTCTGACTGGGTTTTGATGCATTCTATTAGAACCCAGGACCTGATTAATTATGAGCTAGGCATTGAAGGTTTACCTAGAGACAGAAAAGAGACCTTTCGTGAGATACATGGAAACTGGGGaaggttaaaacttaaaagattATTTGATAGCCTCCCGCATCTCCAACCTGTCGCTTTTGATTCGACTTCTGATGCTGTTATCCTTTGGGCTCTTGGTATATTTCTCTGGTATCATCTTGACAGTGGTAAGTTGGAAATGATCTACTATATGCCTAGTTGCTTTCAGTATGATACGGCTGTGCTCAATGTGTTTCCTTTCTCACGATGCTTGGTCCCATTGAAGGACCTTGGATGGAATCATCACGTACATGACACCAG AACAGATGAAACCTGCTTTGTTGTACACCCTATACTTGTGTTGCCTTGGT CTTTCCATTCTTATGTATTTCTCTTGTAA
- the LOC131307486 gene encoding uncharacterized protein LOC131307486 isoform X1 codes for MKGSMKWRRNGDEHQAVGRLPLDKCNSYSYVDGYRVMGLLFEELIVEILCRLPQKALIQFKCVSKHWYCLISEVCVPRISPLPLSGISRVVRISEGLIRGEYYPMPNDTPLDQEFTRRNDDIWDWDYRHTPPVDALRPDSRELLDICNGLSLFFHPSNNLYCIWNFTTDQFVYFPPPPPPVAAACASFGFQHAKKQEKNQNRTTAIFSALAFDPKQSLHFKVVRFGRPRSTLNPGVRPLSIFSSETREWVEYTVDVGPPPIDTARLARRCVYLNQALYRLSMSLHLLRYDLDIKLNVTAIKLPDVGSLTPPHTFDNIGCIGSSLGRRLYYARPDATKVLIWILCDASDWVLMHSIRTQDLINYELGIEGLPRDRKETFREIHGNWGRLKLKRLFDSLPHLQPVAFDSTSDAVILWALGIFLWYHLDSGKLEMIYYMPSCFQYDTAVLNVFPFSRCLVPLKDLGWNHHVHDTRTDETCFVVHPILVLPWCCNQETWQVLSSNAIAQVLVAESEPCAWTEFNSFPYSLIAWHNGMFSFLFFFGPW; via the exons ATGAAGGGTTCAATGAAGTGGAGGAGGAATGGGGATGAGCACCAAGCGGTTGGGCGTCTCCCTCTCGACAAATGCAATAGCTACAGTTATGTGGATGGTTATAGGGTTATGGGGCTGTTATTTGAGGAGTTGATTGTCGAGATCCTTTGTCGATTGCCTCAAAAGGCTCTCATCCAATTTAAGTGTGTTTCCAAGCACTGGTACTGTCTGATATCCGAGGTCTGTGTTCCTAGAATCTCTCCGCTGCCCCTATCTGGCATCAGCAGAGTTGTAAGGATCTCTGAGGGGCTTATTCGCGGTGAATATTACCCGATGCCAAACGATACCCCTCTGGACCAGGAATTCACCAGAAGAAATGATGATATCTGGGACTGGGATTATCGGCATACACCTCCCGTTGATGCTTTAAGGCCTGACTCACGTGAGCTGCTTGACATTTGCAACGGTCTTAGTCTTTTTTTCCATCCATCTAACAATCTTTACTGCATCTGGAACTTCACCACTGATCAATTCGTGtattttcctcctcctccccctcctgTTGCTGCTGCTTGTGCTTCATTCGGCTTTCAGCATGCCaagaaacaagagaaaaatcaaaatcgtACCACTGCCATCTTTTCTGCTTTAGCTTTTGACCCCAAGCAATCTCTTCACTTCAAAGTTGTTCGCTTTGGTCGGCCTCGCTCTACCCTAAACCCAGGTGTAAGGCCTCTCAGCATATTCTCTTCCGAGACCCGTGAGTGGGTTGAATACACTGTGGATGTTGGGCCTCCTCCTATTGACACAGCTCGTTTGGCCCGCCGTTGTGTGTACCTGAACCAGGCCTTATACAGGCTATCAATGTCGCTCCACCTTCTACGCTATGACCTTGACATAAAATTGAATGTCACTGCCATCAAGCTCCCAGATGTTGGTTCATTGACTCCGCCCCATACCTTTGATAACATAGGTTGCATTGGTTCTTCCTTGGGACGGCGCCTTTATTATGCAAGGCCTGACGCAACCAAAGTGCTCATCTGGATTCTTTGTGATGCTTCTGACTGGGTTTTGATGCATTCTATTAGAACCCAGGACCTGATTAATTATGAGCTAGGCATTGAAGGTTTACCTAGAGACAGAAAAGAGACCTTTCGTGAGATACATGGAAACTGGGGaaggttaaaacttaaaagattATTTGATAGCCTCCCGCATCTCCAACCTGTCGCTTTTGATTCGACTTCTGATGCTGTTATCCTTTGGGCTCTTGGTATATTTCTCTGGTATCATCTTGACAGTGGTAAGTTGGAAATGATCTACTATATGCCTAGTTGCTTTCAGTATGATACGGCTGTGCTCAATGTGTTTCCTTTCTCACGATGCTTGGTCCCATTGAAGGACCTTGGATGGAATCATCACGTACATGACACCAG AACAGATGAAACCTGCTTTGTTGTACACCCTATACTTGTGTTGCCTTGGTGTTGTAACCAGGAAACATGGCAAGTGCTCTCCAGCAATGCTATAGCGCAAGTTTTAGTCGCGGAATCAGAGCCTTGTGCGTGGACTGAGTTCAACAGTTTCCCCTACTCCCTTATTGCCTGGCACAATGGGatgtttagttttttgtttttcttcggGCCTTGGTAA
- the LOC131307486 gene encoding uncharacterized protein LOC131307486 isoform X4 encodes MKGSMKWRRNGDEHQAVGRLPLDKCNSYSYVDGYRVMGLLFEELIVEILCRLPQKALIQFKCVSKHWYCLISEVCVPRISPLPLSGISRVVRISEGLIRGEYYPMPNDTPLDQEFTRRNDDIWDWDYRHTPPVDALRPDSRELLDICNGLSLFFHPSNNLYCIWNFTTDQFVYFPPPPPPVAAACASFGFQHAKKQEKNQNRTTAIFSALAFDPKQSLHFKVVRFGRPRSTLNPGVRPLSIFSSETREWVEYTVDVGPPPIDTARLARRCVYLNQALYRLSMSLHLLRYDLDIKLNVTAIKLPDVGSLTPPHTFDNIGCIGSSLGRRLYYARPDATKVLIWILCDASDWVLMHSIRTQDLINYELGIEGLPRDRKETFREIHGNWGRLKLKRLFDSLPHLQPVAFDSTSDAVILWALGIFLWYHLDSGKLEMIYYMPSCFQYDTAVLNVFPFSRCLVPLKDLGWNHHVHDTSYELSGPKAVHFTRLMVS; translated from the exons ATGAAGGGTTCAATGAAGTGGAGGAGGAATGGGGATGAGCACCAAGCGGTTGGGCGTCTCCCTCTCGACAAATGCAATAGCTACAGTTATGTGGATGGTTATAGGGTTATGGGGCTGTTATTTGAGGAGTTGATTGTCGAGATCCTTTGTCGATTGCCTCAAAAGGCTCTCATCCAATTTAAGTGTGTTTCCAAGCACTGGTACTGTCTGATATCCGAGGTCTGTGTTCCTAGAATCTCTCCGCTGCCCCTATCTGGCATCAGCAGAGTTGTAAGGATCTCTGAGGGGCTTATTCGCGGTGAATATTACCCGATGCCAAACGATACCCCTCTGGACCAGGAATTCACCAGAAGAAATGATGATATCTGGGACTGGGATTATCGGCATACACCTCCCGTTGATGCTTTAAGGCCTGACTCACGTGAGCTGCTTGACATTTGCAACGGTCTTAGTCTTTTTTTCCATCCATCTAACAATCTTTACTGCATCTGGAACTTCACCACTGATCAATTCGTGtattttcctcctcctccccctcctgTTGCTGCTGCTTGTGCTTCATTCGGCTTTCAGCATGCCaagaaacaagagaaaaatcaaaatcgtACCACTGCCATCTTTTCTGCTTTAGCTTTTGACCCCAAGCAATCTCTTCACTTCAAAGTTGTTCGCTTTGGTCGGCCTCGCTCTACCCTAAACCCAGGTGTAAGGCCTCTCAGCATATTCTCTTCCGAGACCCGTGAGTGGGTTGAATACACTGTGGATGTTGGGCCTCCTCCTATTGACACAGCTCGTTTGGCCCGCCGTTGTGTGTACCTGAACCAGGCCTTATACAGGCTATCAATGTCGCTCCACCTTCTACGCTATGACCTTGACATAAAATTGAATGTCACTGCCATCAAGCTCCCAGATGTTGGTTCATTGACTCCGCCCCATACCTTTGATAACATAGGTTGCATTGGTTCTTCCTTGGGACGGCGCCTTTATTATGCAAGGCCTGACGCAACCAAAGTGCTCATCTGGATTCTTTGTGATGCTTCTGACTGGGTTTTGATGCATTCTATTAGAACCCAGGACCTGATTAATTATGAGCTAGGCATTGAAGGTTTACCTAGAGACAGAAAAGAGACCTTTCGTGAGATACATGGAAACTGGGGaaggttaaaacttaaaagattATTTGATAGCCTCCCGCATCTCCAACCTGTCGCTTTTGATTCGACTTCTGATGCTGTTATCCTTTGGGCTCTTGGTATATTTCTCTGGTATCATCTTGACAGTGGTAAGTTGGAAATGATCTACTATATGCCTAGTTGCTTTCAGTATGATACGGCTGTGCTCAATGTGTTTCCTTTCTCACGATGCTTGGTCCCATTGAAGGACCTTGGATGGAATCATCACGTACATGACACCAG CTACGAGTTAAGTGGCCCAAAGGCGGTTCATTTCACGAGGTTGATGGTTTCATGA
- the LOC131307486 gene encoding uncharacterized protein LOC131307486 isoform X5: MKGSMKWRRNGDEHQAVGRLPLDKCNSYSYVDGYRVMGLLFEELIVEILCRLPQKALIQFKCVSKHWYCLISEVCVPRISPLPLSGISRVVRISEGLIRGEYYPMPNDTPLDQEFTRRNDDIWDWDYRHTPPVDALRPDSRELLDICNGLSLFFHPSNNLYCIWNFTTDQFVYFPPPPPPVAAACASFGFQHAKKQEKNQNRTTAIFSALAFDPKQSLHFKVVRFGRPRSTLNPGVRPLSIFSSETREWVEYTVDVGPPPIDTARLARRCVYLNQALYRLSMSLHLLRYDLDIKLNVTAIKLPDVGSLTPPHTFDNIGCIGSSLGRRLYYARPDATKVLIWILCDASDWVLMHSIRTQDLINYELGIEGLPRDRKETFREIHGNWGRLKLKRLFDSLPHLQPVAFDSTSDAVILWALGIFLWYHLDSGKLEMIYYMPSCFQYDTAVLNVFPFSRCLVPLKDLGWNHHVHDTSLLFGRYKT; the protein is encoded by the exons ATGAAGGGTTCAATGAAGTGGAGGAGGAATGGGGATGAGCACCAAGCGGTTGGGCGTCTCCCTCTCGACAAATGCAATAGCTACAGTTATGTGGATGGTTATAGGGTTATGGGGCTGTTATTTGAGGAGTTGATTGTCGAGATCCTTTGTCGATTGCCTCAAAAGGCTCTCATCCAATTTAAGTGTGTTTCCAAGCACTGGTACTGTCTGATATCCGAGGTCTGTGTTCCTAGAATCTCTCCGCTGCCCCTATCTGGCATCAGCAGAGTTGTAAGGATCTCTGAGGGGCTTATTCGCGGTGAATATTACCCGATGCCAAACGATACCCCTCTGGACCAGGAATTCACCAGAAGAAATGATGATATCTGGGACTGGGATTATCGGCATACACCTCCCGTTGATGCTTTAAGGCCTGACTCACGTGAGCTGCTTGACATTTGCAACGGTCTTAGTCTTTTTTTCCATCCATCTAACAATCTTTACTGCATCTGGAACTTCACCACTGATCAATTCGTGtattttcctcctcctccccctcctgTTGCTGCTGCTTGTGCTTCATTCGGCTTTCAGCATGCCaagaaacaagagaaaaatcaaaatcgtACCACTGCCATCTTTTCTGCTTTAGCTTTTGACCCCAAGCAATCTCTTCACTTCAAAGTTGTTCGCTTTGGTCGGCCTCGCTCTACCCTAAACCCAGGTGTAAGGCCTCTCAGCATATTCTCTTCCGAGACCCGTGAGTGGGTTGAATACACTGTGGATGTTGGGCCTCCTCCTATTGACACAGCTCGTTTGGCCCGCCGTTGTGTGTACCTGAACCAGGCCTTATACAGGCTATCAATGTCGCTCCACCTTCTACGCTATGACCTTGACATAAAATTGAATGTCACTGCCATCAAGCTCCCAGATGTTGGTTCATTGACTCCGCCCCATACCTTTGATAACATAGGTTGCATTGGTTCTTCCTTGGGACGGCGCCTTTATTATGCAAGGCCTGACGCAACCAAAGTGCTCATCTGGATTCTTTGTGATGCTTCTGACTGGGTTTTGATGCATTCTATTAGAACCCAGGACCTGATTAATTATGAGCTAGGCATTGAAGGTTTACCTAGAGACAGAAAAGAGACCTTTCGTGAGATACATGGAAACTGGGGaaggttaaaacttaaaagattATTTGATAGCCTCCCGCATCTCCAACCTGTCGCTTTTGATTCGACTTCTGATGCTGTTATCCTTTGGGCTCTTGGTATATTTCTCTGGTATCATCTTGACAGTGGTAAGTTGGAAATGATCTACTATATGCCTAGTTGCTTTCAGTATGATACGGCTGTGCTCAATGTGTTTCCTTTCTCACGATGCTTGGTCCCATTGAAGGACCTTGGATGGAATCATCACGTACATGACACCAG TCTCTTATTCGGTAGATATAAAACATAA
- the LOC131307490 gene encoding uncharacterized protein LOC131307490, with amino-acid sequence MDDMDPRGIDVDIDLESGGTTSDEDGIRYPGSNGRHVDKLLGKSWSGVVGLERSMRCGESSGSHNKVLSSDDVLVDNVEMVNLLGKKMATDKRKKTSSKGSSKPPRPPRGPLLDSADIKWVREFSELAALKRKRVERLKSVRKAKADKASPLNSNLCAMVVTAIFCFVIIFQGIESSGI; translated from the coding sequence ATGGATGACATGGATCCAAGAGGTATTGATGTAGACATTGATTTGGAAAGTGGGGGGACTACGAGTGACGAAGATGGAATAAGATACCCTGGTTCGAATGGAAGACATGTGGACAAATTATTGGGTAAGTCCTGGAGTGGGGTGGTGGGATTAGAAAGATCTATGAGGTGTGGAGAGAGTTCAGGTTCACACAACAAGGTGCTGAGTTCTGATGATGTTTTGGTTGACAATGTGgaaatggtaaatcttttgggtaaaaaaatggCAACCgacaagagaaagaaaacaagcTCTAAAGGTTCTTCTAAACCGCCCCGTCCTCCCAGAGGTCCATTGCTGGATTCTGCTGATATTAAGTGGGTGAGAGAATTCTCTGAGCTCGCTGCATTAAAACGGAAAAGAGTTGAAAGATTGAAGTCAGTGAGGAAAGCAAAAGCAGACAAGGCATCACCACTTAACAGCAATCTATGTGCAATGGTTGTCACAGCTATCTTCTGCTTCGTGATTATATTTCAAGGTATCGAGTCTTCTGGAATTTGA